The DNA window TTAAGTATTTTGTTCATCATCAACCTCCACTACTGGTTCTTCTGGTTCTTGTTCCATCTCATCCACAAGTTGCATAAGCTCTTGTTCATACCCCTGGCGCTTTAACAACCTCCGTAGCACAACTTTTTTCCTCATTTCATCCACAACCGTCTCAGGCCCACACCAAGGACCCACTCCCTTTTTTGCTGCGATGCTAAACTCTCGTATTTGATCGATTTCCTCGATCGTCATGTACTCGCAATCAAACTCACCATTCCCATAATCGATATATGCCAAAGCCCCTATCTTAGCACCTCGATCACCATTCAGTTTCGGTGCCCACCTACAGATAGGATTTGTACCTTTTTCTATTACGAGTGTGTCGTGTTCATATACTATCGCAGC is part of the Candidatus Methylacidithermus pantelleriae genome and encodes:
- a CDS encoding RecT family recombinase; protein product: MGTITLKDQILSPQFQEKIRRVLPEKIEVARFLQICAAAAAHEEIRGCDPITVFESILSLARWGLYPDGKYAALVAYKNVCKAHVMIAGEILLLRRSGVKGPIWAAIVYEHDTLVIEKGTNPICRWAPKLNGDRGAKIGALAYIDYGNGEFDCEYMTIEEIDQIREFSIAAKKGVGPWCGPETVVDEMRKKVVLRRLLKRQGYEQELMQLVDEMEQEPEEPVVEVDDEQNT